The Deinococcus hopiensis KR-140 genome has a window encoding:
- a CDS encoding ABC transporter substrate-binding protein: MTVSRTLLALLALGAAAHAGAQTYTGPKVSLTYLHGFTGPDRPVMEALVKQFNDTHPNIQVRAQAQPWGTTWQQLPSLVASGRAPDVVVINEDQITGFIARGAVSPLTTAEMTAAGLNKKNFFGPLFQTADYKGQSYGIPVSSVAYAMFYNKDLMKKAGLDPNKPPRTRAEFLKAVQACTVDKSGKKSTDAGFDPKNLDTWGVSLYNNWVGARAAYAAILQNGGAMIDKNENAAFNSPQAKSAVQFVVDLVQKQHVARPNSTEEAELAAFSQGKVCFFPSGQWYLDRFEQQKMNFGVTFMPRIGGTVRDAAWGGSSHLTLPKQRPGYDANKRKAALAFMAWITQPEQNLSWTSTGSLPSQSVVAKNPKFDNAPISGIFDRLGSVYATSGFPWVGQVMGPFDQAWEAAYLGKKTVDKALNDGVAEANKQIEQARKNFK, encoded by the coding sequence ATGACCGTATCCCGTACTCTGCTTGCCCTGCTCGCCCTCGGTGCCGCTGCCCACGCCGGCGCCCAGACCTACACCGGGCCCAAGGTCAGCCTCACGTACCTGCACGGCTTTACCGGCCCTGACCGCCCCGTCATGGAGGCCCTGGTCAAGCAGTTCAACGACACCCACCCCAACATTCAGGTGCGCGCGCAGGCCCAGCCCTGGGGCACGACCTGGCAGCAGTTGCCCTCGTTGGTGGCCTCGGGCCGCGCGCCCGACGTCGTGGTGATCAACGAGGACCAGATCACCGGCTTTATCGCTCGTGGAGCCGTGTCGCCCCTGACGACCGCCGAGATGACGGCGGCGGGCCTGAACAAGAAAAACTTCTTCGGGCCGCTTTTCCAGACGGCCGACTACAAGGGCCAGAGCTACGGCATCCCGGTGTCCAGCGTCGCCTACGCGATGTTCTACAACAAAGACCTGATGAAAAAGGCCGGGCTTGACCCCAACAAGCCCCCCCGCACCCGCGCCGAGTTTCTCAAGGCCGTGCAGGCGTGCACGGTGGACAAGAGCGGCAAGAAATCCACCGACGCAGGCTTCGATCCCAAGAACCTCGACACCTGGGGTGTGAGCCTGTACAACAACTGGGTGGGTGCGCGCGCGGCCTACGCCGCCATTTTGCAAAACGGCGGCGCGATGATCGACAAGAACGAGAACGCGGCCTTCAACTCGCCGCAGGCCAAGAGCGCGGTGCAGTTCGTGGTCGACTTGGTGCAGAAGCAACACGTGGCGCGGCCCAACAGCACCGAGGAAGCCGAACTCGCGGCCTTTAGCCAGGGCAAGGTCTGCTTCTTCCCCAGCGGCCAGTGGTACCTCGACCGCTTCGAGCAGCAGAAGATGAATTTCGGCGTGACCTTCATGCCGCGTATCGGCGGTACCGTACGTGACGCGGCGTGGGGCGGATCGAGCCACCTGACGCTGCCCAAACAGCGCCCCGGCTACGACGCCAACAAGCGCAAGGCGGCCCTGGCCTTTATGGCCTGGATAACCCAGCCCGAGCAGAACCTGAGCTGGACGAGCACCGGCAGCCTGCCGAGCCAGAGCGTCGTTGCCAAGAACCCCAAATTCGACAACGCGCCCATCAGCGGCATTTTCGATCGCCTGGGCAGCGTGTACGCCACGAGCGGCTTTCCCTGGGTCGGTCAGGTCATGGGGCCCTTCGATCAGGCCTGGGAAGCGGCTTACCTGGGCAAGAAGACCGTGGACAAGGCGCTAAACGATGGTGTGGCCGAGGCCAACAAGCAGATCGAGCAGGCCCGCAAGAACTTCAAGTAA
- a CDS encoding aldo/keto reductase, translating into MTPYRQLGRSGLHLFPLGLGTMQFGWTADEATSFALMDAYAGAGGNFLDTADIYTTWIPGNPGGVSEEIIGRWLKARGNRDDMVIATKVRGPMGGVDHHQGRSTIHQREGLSRRWILKACEDSLRRLQVDHIDLYQAHWIDAATPIEETLAAFTELVRRGYVRYIGCSNYSAWRLMQALWTGDRRGLESFVSIQPEYSLLSPTRANFERELSRVCVEYGLGVIPWSPLGGGMLTGKYRRGQPLPDSVRAGENAARRFGDQNFDTVETLVSVAERHGAVPAQVALAWLLAQPAVTAPIIGANSVEQLQDLLGTVTLTLDPADLEEISRVSDWERARTELER; encoded by the coding sequence GACCCCCTACCGTCAGCTCGGCCGCAGCGGCCTGCACCTCTTTCCCCTCGGCTTGGGCACCATGCAGTTTGGCTGGACCGCCGACGAGGCCACCTCCTTCGCCCTGATGGACGCCTACGCCGGCGCAGGTGGCAATTTTCTGGACACCGCCGACATCTACACGACCTGGATTCCCGGCAACCCTGGCGGCGTGTCCGAGGAGATCATCGGGCGTTGGCTGAAAGCCCGCGGCAACCGCGACGATATGGTGATCGCCACCAAGGTGCGCGGGCCGATGGGTGGGGTGGATCACCACCAGGGACGCTCGACCATTCACCAGCGCGAGGGCCTGTCGCGCCGCTGGATCTTGAAGGCCTGCGAGGACAGCCTGCGCCGCTTGCAGGTGGACCACATCGACCTGTACCAGGCCCACTGGATCGACGCAGCCACGCCCATCGAGGAAACGCTGGCCGCCTTTACGGAGCTGGTGCGCCGGGGTTACGTGCGGTATATCGGCTGCTCGAACTACAGCGCGTGGAGGCTGATGCAGGCCCTCTGGACGGGTGACCGCCGGGGGCTGGAGAGCTTCGTGAGCATTCAGCCCGAGTACAGCCTGCTCTCGCCCACCCGCGCCAATTTCGAGCGCGAGCTGTCGAGGGTCTGCGTGGAGTACGGCCTGGGGGTCATTCCCTGGAGCCCGCTGGGCGGCGGCATGCTGACGGGCAAGTACCGCCGCGGCCAGCCCCTGCCGGACAGCGTGCGCGCGGGTGAGAACGCAGCCAGGCGTTTTGGCGACCAGAACTTCGACACCGTGGAAACGCTCGTGTCGGTGGCTGAGCGGCACGGCGCGGTGCCCGCGCAGGTGGCCCTCGCGTGGCTGCTCGCCCAGCCCGCCGTAACCGCACCGATCATCGGCGCGAACAGCGTGGAGCAACTGCAAGACCTGCTGGGTACCGTCACCCTGACGCTGGACCCGGCGGACTTGGAAGAGATCAGCCGCGTGAGCGACTGGGAACGCGCCCGCACCGAGCTGGAACGCTAA
- a CDS encoding carbohydrate ABC transporter permease — MAVTYQPQVKRRRMPRDVPRFALLCLLSILFLAPVYWMLTTSLKAEADVIATPVQWWPQHPTLDNYREVLTSPDGNIVRWTLNSLFVAVTFTVLHVILCALTAYPLARMKFRGRNAWFWFILSSMMIPGIVTLIPTYIMMMQFGWINSYHALIWPGISGVFGVFLLRQFFVGIPKELEEAARLDGANSLQTFWRIILPLSVPPLITLAVFAFMGSWNNYLWPLYTVTDVDKMTLPVGITTFSQRYVTEYGKLMASTTLAAVPVLIAYLVAQRFLESGLATTGLKE, encoded by the coding sequence ATGGCCGTGACGTACCAACCGCAGGTCAAGCGCCGCCGGATGCCGCGCGATGTTCCGCGCTTCGCGCTGCTGTGCCTGCTGTCCATCCTGTTTCTCGCCCCGGTGTACTGGATGCTCACCACGTCCCTCAAGGCCGAGGCCGACGTTATTGCCACGCCGGTGCAGTGGTGGCCGCAGCACCCGACGCTGGACAACTACCGCGAGGTGCTGACCTCTCCCGACGGCAACATCGTGCGCTGGACGCTGAACTCGCTGTTCGTGGCCGTGACCTTTACGGTGCTGCACGTCATCCTGTGCGCGCTGACCGCCTACCCTCTGGCGCGTATGAAATTCAGGGGCCGCAACGCCTGGTTCTGGTTCATCCTCAGCTCCATGATGATTCCGGGGATCGTGACCCTGATTCCCACCTACATCATGATGATGCAGTTCGGGTGGATCAACTCGTACCACGCGCTGATCTGGCCGGGGATTTCGGGCGTATTCGGGGTGTTTTTGCTGCGGCAGTTTTTCGTCGGCATTCCCAAGGAGCTCGAAGAAGCCGCGCGGCTGGACGGCGCGAACAGCTTGCAGACCTTTTGGAGGATCATCCTGCCGCTGAGCGTGCCGCCCCTGATCACGCTGGCCGTGTTCGCGTTCATGGGCTCGTGGAACAACTACCTCTGGCCGCTGTACACGGTCACCGATGTGGACAAGATGACGCTGCCGGTGGGAATTACCACCTTCTCGCAGCGCTACGTGACCGAGTACGGCAAGCTGATGGCCTCCACCACACTGGCGGCCGTGCCGGTGCTGATCGCCTACCTCGTCGCGCAGCGCTTTTTGGAATCGGGCCTCGCCACGACGGGCCTCAAGGAGTAA
- a CDS encoding carbohydrate ABC transporter permease produces the protein MTVTQAPPTTTRTPGPRRRLNLEPYFYLLPHALLFFVFTVYPLIYGLYISLHRWDPLNPQMPFVGAEFYRNLFTPDTPQFQFFWKTLWNTTFFTIVSVPLLVAAALGLALLLQRPIFGRAFFRAVFFMPGILTVSVMGILWRWMFDNQNGLVNAAAGALSQMQPIPWLSTEGLAWVPIVVGTIWWTLGFNMTLYLAALSNVPESLYEAASLDGATRGQQFRYITLPMLAPVTLFVVVTTALASFQLFGQSQVITNGGPNRSTQSVIQYITEEAFTNTQYSSAAALGFAFGLMMLILTAMQFRIMARDVKEEG, from the coding sequence ATGACCGTTACCCAAGCCCCGCCCACGACCACCCGGACGCCTGGTCCCCGCCGCCGCCTCAATCTGGAACCCTACTTCTACCTGCTGCCGCACGCGCTGCTGTTTTTCGTGTTTACGGTGTATCCGCTGATCTACGGCCTGTACATCAGCCTGCACCGCTGGGACCCGCTGAACCCGCAGATGCCCTTTGTGGGCGCTGAGTTCTACCGCAACCTGTTCACGCCCGACACCCCACAGTTTCAGTTTTTCTGGAAGACGCTGTGGAACACCACCTTCTTCACGATTGTGAGCGTGCCCCTGCTGGTGGCGGCGGCGCTGGGACTGGCCCTGCTGCTGCAGCGGCCCATCTTCGGACGGGCCTTTTTCCGGGCAGTGTTTTTTATGCCGGGCATCTTGACCGTCTCGGTGATGGGCATCCTGTGGCGCTGGATGTTCGATAACCAGAACGGGCTGGTCAATGCGGCGGCGGGCGCGCTGTCGCAGATGCAGCCCATCCCCTGGCTGTCTACTGAGGGGCTGGCGTGGGTGCCCATCGTGGTGGGCACGATCTGGTGGACGTTGGGCTTCAACATGACGCTGTACCTGGCGGCCCTGAGCAACGTGCCCGAGAGCCTGTACGAGGCGGCCTCACTGGACGGGGCCACGCGCGGGCAGCAGTTCCGCTACATCACCCTGCCCATGCTCGCGCCAGTGACGCTGTTCGTGGTCGTCACGACGGCGCTCGCCTCGTTCCAGCTGTTCGGGCAGTCGCAGGTCATCACCAATGGCGGCCCCAACCGCAGCACCCAGAGCGTGATCCAGTACATCACCGAGGAGGCGTTTACCAACACCCAGTATTCCAGCGCCGCGGCGCTCGGCTTCGCGTTCGGCCTGATGATGCTCATTCTGACCGCCATGCAGTTCCGGATCATGGCGCGTGACGTCAAGGAGGAAGGCTGA
- a CDS encoding N-acetylmannosamine-6-phosphate 2-epimerase produces MLERLRGQLVVSCQADPGSPLRDSYIIGRLALAAELGGAAGLRVQGFADVQAVRAVTALPIIGLTKTDRNDTDVYITPTSAEAVRLAELGAEIVALDATLRPRPEPLQNMFAAVRAAGAQVMADISTLEEARAALDAGADCVGTTLAGYTPYSRALTTPDWDLMDELRAAGLPFAAEGRISLPEQAAEARRRGALFVVVGSAITRPDVITRWYAQALDG; encoded by the coding sequence GTGCTGGAGCGGTTGCGCGGCCAGCTTGTCGTGTCGTGCCAGGCGGACCCGGGCAGTCCGCTGCGCGATTCCTACATCATCGGTCGCCTGGCCCTGGCTGCCGAGTTGGGCGGCGCGGCAGGGCTGCGGGTGCAGGGCTTCGCGGACGTGCAGGCGGTGCGCGCGGTGACGGCCCTGCCCATCATCGGCCTGACAAAGACGGACCGGAACGACACCGACGTGTACATCACCCCCACATCGGCGGAAGCGGTGCGCCTGGCCGAACTGGGGGCCGAGATCGTGGCGCTGGACGCCACCCTGCGGCCCCGGCCCGAACCGCTGCAGAACATGTTCGCGGCGGTTCGCGCGGCGGGCGCGCAGGTCATGGCCGATATCAGCACGCTGGAGGAAGCGCGGGCGGCGCTGGACGCGGGAGCAGACTGCGTGGGCACCACGCTGGCCGGATACACCCCTTACAGCCGGGCCCTGACCACCCCCGACTGGGACCTGATGGACGAGCTGCGCGCGGCGGGTCTGCCCTTCGCCGCCGAGGGCCGCATCAGCCTTCCGGAGCAAGCGGCGGAGGCGCGCAGACGCGGGGCCCTCTTCGTGGTGGTGGGCTCGGCGATCACGCGGCCGGACGTGATTACGCGGTGGTACGCGCAGGCACTGGACGGATAA
- a CDS encoding helix-turn-helix domain-containing protein, whose product MVSNAEPVPKSRGERARKDGDKLARHGAILDAAFALWGEKPYTDITVSDVARAAGLARGTLYLYFQTKEALFLAVPERLLWNWFGVVDRRLAAQERARPKRWRSRSAPL is encoded by the coding sequence GTGGTCAGTAACGCGGAACCTGTGCCGAAATCCAGGGGAGAGCGGGCCCGCAAGGACGGGGACAAGCTGGCCCGCCACGGCGCCATTCTCGATGCGGCCTTCGCCCTGTGGGGCGAGAAGCCGTATACCGACATCACGGTGTCGGACGTGGCACGCGCCGCTGGACTCGCCAGGGGTACCCTCTACCTGTACTTCCAGACCAAGGAGGCGCTGTTCCTGGCGGTGCCCGAGCGCCTGCTCTGGAACTGGTTCGGGGTGGTGGATCGCCGGCTCGCCGCGCAGGAAAGGGCACGCCCCAAACGGTGGCGGTCACGCTCGGCGCCTCTCTGA
- a CDS encoding TIGR00730 family Rossman fold protein — protein MTTEPNEAHFELDRMTEDAWQMFRTLGEFSIGFDRMARVHTPLVTVYGSARTPIKDRYYGLAEELGRALVRAGFGVMTGGGPGIMEAANKGAYEAGGVSIGHNIILPHEQRANPYQTLSLTYEYFHARKVMLARYARAFVVFPGGFGTLDELSELLTLVQTRKMHAAPIYLVGADHWRGLAEWFTGTLTQSGAISADDVQLFQVVDGVAGIPEGIHLYLNPKVEDGFKRPTPEDRARAQGGPS, from the coding sequence ATGACGACAGAGCCCAACGAAGCGCACTTTGAACTGGACCGCATGACCGAAGACGCCTGGCAGATGTTCCGTACGCTGGGCGAATTCTCCATCGGCTTTGACCGCATGGCGCGGGTGCACACGCCCCTGGTGACGGTGTACGGCAGCGCCCGCACGCCCATCAAGGACCGCTATTACGGCCTGGCCGAGGAACTGGGCCGCGCCCTGGTTCGGGCGGGCTTCGGCGTCATGACGGGTGGCGGCCCCGGCATCATGGAGGCGGCCAACAAGGGGGCGTACGAGGCCGGAGGCGTCAGCATCGGGCACAACATCATCCTGCCGCATGAGCAGCGGGCCAATCCGTACCAGACGCTCTCGCTGACTTATGAGTATTTCCACGCCCGCAAGGTGATGCTGGCGCGCTACGCCCGCGCCTTCGTGGTGTTTCCGGGCGGCTTCGGCACGCTGGACGAACTTTCGGAATTGCTCACGCTGGTGCAGACGCGCAAGATGCACGCCGCGCCCATCTACCTCGTCGGAGCGGATCACTGGCGGGGGCTGGCGGAGTGGTTTACCGGTACCCTCACCCAGTCCGGCGCGATCTCGGCGGACGACGTGCAGTTGTTCCAGGTGGTGGACGGGGTGGCGGGTATCCCGGAAGGCATCCACCTCTACCTCAACCCGAAGGTGGAAGACGGCTTCAAACGCCCGACGCCGGAAGACCGCGCCCGCGCCCAGGGAGGGCCGTCTTGA
- a CDS encoding ion channel, translating to MGAPPFGSQAARQPQGEASVEPVGNDLGLGRVISQESHTRMLNKDGSFTLQRGGIGFWHSLSLYYDLISISWPAFFGLLGVTYLLLNAGFALAYLTLGPGALSEMPQGDGNRFWACFFFSVQTFGTIGFGHVYPRTFAANLLVTVEAFVGLVGVALATGVLFARFSRPRHRVLFSECAVIAPYRGGWGLMFRLVNGQRTDLIELQIEVTLAYFKRVGVRQVRHFAPLTLERSSVAFFPLSWTVVHPITEESPLWKVTPQQLQAAEAEIMVNLRGLDDAVYNAVRARTSYQGADLRWHARFADIFVRRAGRPVGIDVRKLSVVEPAPSAE from the coding sequence ATGGGCGCTCCTCCTTTCGGTTCGCAAGCGGCGCGGCAGCCGCAGGGCGAAGCTTCCGTGGAGCCGGTGGGCAACGATCTGGGCCTGGGCCGGGTGATCTCGCAAGAGAGCCATACGCGGATGCTGAACAAGGACGGCAGCTTCACCCTGCAGCGCGGCGGCATCGGCTTCTGGCACTCACTGAGCCTGTATTACGACCTGATCAGCATTTCGTGGCCAGCCTTTTTCGGTCTGCTGGGGGTAACCTACCTGCTGCTGAACGCCGGGTTTGCCCTGGCTTACCTGACGCTGGGTCCGGGCGCACTGTCCGAGATGCCGCAGGGCGACGGCAACCGCTTCTGGGCCTGCTTTTTCTTCTCGGTGCAGACCTTCGGCACCATCGGCTTCGGGCACGTCTACCCGCGGACCTTCGCCGCCAATCTGCTCGTCACGGTGGAGGCGTTCGTGGGCCTCGTGGGCGTGGCGCTGGCAACTGGAGTGCTGTTCGCCCGCTTTTCCAGGCCCAGGCACCGCGTGCTGTTCAGTGAGTGCGCGGTGATCGCTCCCTACCGCGGCGGGTGGGGCCTGATGTTCCGGCTGGTCAACGGGCAACGCACGGACCTGATCGAGCTGCAGATTGAGGTCACACTGGCGTACTTCAAGCGGGTGGGCGTCCGTCAGGTGCGCCACTTCGCACCGCTGACCCTGGAGCGCAGCAGCGTGGCCTTCTTTCCCCTCTCGTGGACGGTGGTCCACCCCATTACCGAGGAAAGCCCTCTGTGGAAGGTGACCCCGCAGCAGCTGCAGGCCGCTGAGGCCGAGATTATGGTGAATCTGCGCGGCCTGGACGACGCGGTGTACAACGCTGTTCGGGCGAGGACGAGCTATCAGGGGGCGGACCTGCGCTGGCACGCCCGCTTTGCCGATATCTTCGTGCGCCGCGCCGGGCGCCCGGTTGGTATTGACGTGCGGAAGCTGAGCGTGGTGGAACCCGCGCCCTCAGCAGAGTAA
- a CDS encoding glycoside hydrolase family 43 protein, with protein MPPRLIPRFLTFTLACTALLSSFPVQAGGTGPKPAPATTFRNPVIDENFPDPFLLRVGSTYHAYATNSSNANVPHAVSPDLVHWQMQADAMPVLPAWAKGGRTWAPEVAQIGKRYVLYFTAQDAESGRQCVGAAAAAAPEGPFQGQPRPIVCQVGEGGSIDASPFTDADGKRYLLWKNDGNCCNQLTNIYLQPLSADGLKVTGKATALINNFEIWEGNVVEAPTLYRAGGVYYLLYSAGPFDSDLYAVGYATATRVTGPYRKAADNPVLSSKGQVAGPGHQSVVKDGAGQTWLVYHAWQAGKTNDSVGYRSMHLAPVTFSGGKVKVNGPTLAPQRAPKP; from the coding sequence GTGCCCCCACGCCTGATCCCCCGTTTCCTGACGTTCACGCTCGCCTGCACGGCGCTGCTGTCTTCCTTCCCCGTGCAGGCCGGAGGCACCGGGCCAAAACCAGCGCCAGCCACCACCTTCCGCAATCCGGTGATTGACGAGAACTTCCCCGATCCCTTCCTGCTGCGGGTGGGCAGCACCTACCACGCCTACGCCACCAACTCCAGCAACGCCAACGTGCCGCACGCGGTCAGCCCGGACCTCGTCCACTGGCAGATGCAGGCGGACGCCATGCCCGTGCTGCCGGCCTGGGCGAAGGGAGGACGCACCTGGGCCCCCGAAGTGGCGCAGATCGGCAAACGGTATGTGCTGTACTTCACGGCGCAGGATGCGGAGAGTGGGCGGCAGTGCGTGGGAGCGGCGGCGGCAGCCGCGCCCGAGGGCCCGTTTCAGGGCCAGCCGCGCCCCATCGTGTGCCAGGTGGGGGAGGGCGGCAGCATCGACGCCAGCCCCTTTACCGACGCGGACGGCAAGCGCTACTTGCTGTGGAAGAACGACGGCAACTGCTGCAACCAGCTCACCAACATCTATCTTCAGCCGCTGAGCGCCGACGGCCTGAAGGTGACGGGCAAGGCCACGGCCCTCATCAACAACTTCGAGATCTGGGAAGGCAACGTGGTGGAGGCCCCCACCCTGTACCGCGCAGGCGGCGTGTACTACCTGCTGTACTCGGCGGGGCCGTTTGACTCGGACCTGTACGCGGTCGGCTACGCGACCGCCACGCGCGTCACGGGGCCGTACCGCAAGGCGGCGGACAACCCCGTGCTGTCGAGCAAGGGGCAGGTGGCCGGACCGGGCCACCAGAGCGTGGTCAAGGACGGGGCCGGGCAGACCTGGCTGGTGTACCACGCCTGGCAGGCCGGCAAGACCAACGACAGCGTGGGTTACCGCTCCATGCACCTCGCGCCCGTGACCTTCTCGGGCGGCAAGGTCAAGGTCAACGGACCGACGCTCGCGCCGCAGCGGGCACCGAAGCCGTAG